A single Inediibacterium massiliense DNA region contains:
- a CDS encoding replication-associated recombination protein A encodes MDLFEMLKEKNIKKDAPLAERMKPESLDEFFGQEHILGKGKLLRRAIQADKITSLILYGSPGTGKTSLAKVIANSTKANFVNLNAVTSGIKELKEVVKEAENILGMYNKKTILFIDEIHRFNKSQQDALLPYVENGTLTLIGATTENPYFEVNAALLSRSMLFLLKPLDKISIKKMIQKAITDSKKGLGMLPIYMEENAFEFLVDISNGDGRRALNTLELGVLTTPKGEDGKIHITLDVLQDCVQKKHVTYDKNGNEHYDVISAFIKSMRGSDPDATLHYLARMLYAGEDPVFIARRIVIAAAEDVGLADPNAIVIANNAAQAVKFVGMPEARIILSQASLYIATAPKSNKAYEGINQALKDIERKDIGQVPPHLRDMTSQNIQNKYNDKIKGCYLYPHDYEGAYVKQQYMPDPLKNTKYYFPKENGYEKNIVERLKWTTGQLNIKNNK; translated from the coding sequence TTGGACTTATTTGAAATGTTAAAAGAAAAAAATATAAAAAAAGATGCTCCTTTGGCAGAGAGAATGAAGCCAGAATCTTTAGATGAGTTTTTTGGGCAAGAACATATATTAGGAAAAGGAAAATTGTTAAGAAGAGCCATACAAGCAGATAAAATTACCTCTTTAATATTATATGGATCACCTGGAACAGGAAAAACAAGTTTGGCAAAAGTGATAGCAAATTCTACAAAAGCAAATTTTGTAAATTTAAATGCAGTTACATCAGGTATAAAAGAATTAAAAGAAGTTGTTAAAGAAGCAGAAAATATACTAGGAATGTACAATAAAAAAACAATTCTTTTTATAGATGAAATTCATAGATTTAATAAATCACAACAGGATGCATTGCTTCCATATGTAGAAAATGGAACTTTAACCTTGATTGGGGCAACTACAGAAAATCCATATTTTGAGGTAAATGCTGCACTTTTATCTAGATCTATGCTTTTTTTATTAAAGCCTTTAGATAAAATATCTATAAAAAAAATGATTCAAAAAGCAATAACAGATTCAAAAAAAGGATTAGGTATGCTTCCTATTTATATGGAAGAAAATGCATTTGAATTTTTAGTAGATATTTCAAATGGAGATGGAAGAAGAGCGTTAAATACTTTAGAGTTAGGAGTACTTACTACGCCAAAAGGAGAAGATGGAAAAATTCATATCACTTTAGATGTTTTACAAGACTGTGTTCAAAAGAAGCATGTGACTTATGATAAAAATGGAAACGAACATTATGATGTGATTTCAGCTTTTATTAAAAGTATGAGAGGCTCTGATCCAGATGCAACACTACATTATTTGGCTCGAATGTTATATGCAGGTGAAGACCCAGTATTTATTGCAAGAAGAATAGTAATAGCAGCAGCAGAGGATGTAGGACTTGCAGATCCAAATGCAATAGTTATTGCCAATAATGCAGCACAAGCTGTAAAATTTGTAGGAATGCCTGAAGCTAGAATTATATTATCACAGGCTTCATTATATATAGCTACTGCTCCTAAAAGCAACAAGGCATATGAAGGAATCAATCAAGCATTAAAAGATATAGAGAGAAAGGATATTGGACAAGTTCCTCCTCATTTAAGAGATATGACTTCTCAAAATATACAAAATAAATATAATGATAAAATAAAAGGGTGTTATCTTTATCCCCATGACTATGAAGGAGCATATGTAAAACAGCAATATATGCCTGATCCATTAAAGAACACAAAATATTATTTTCCTAAAGAAAACGGATATGAAAAAAATATTGTTGAAAGGTTAAAATGGACTACGGGACAGTTAAACATTAAGAATAATAAATAA
- a CDS encoding transposase, translating to MPRVARVKSEEGIYHIMFRSISEVKLFSDDLDKIKYLKLIQKYQKKFQFKVYSYCLMDNHGHMIIDCNGADISRIMHSINFCYAQYFNRKYKRHGHLFQDRFKSKIIKDEKYLITLSAYIHNNPKDLPDYKEQVEKYQFSSLNDYITGSNTFEILDTSFLSDLLNLRNKNNKKAYIEFVKKCESERDVMDVEFEKVENVYKSERRIIPRHYTGEEVIQIVAEYLKMDKSRVHIKYKRQYVKLRAISCFLMSCYCNMNQKSICQLIGNITQTQVSTLSTIGMKMTFEEQELLDEFLRSA from the coding sequence ATGCCTAGAGTGGCTCGAGTAAAAAGTGAAGAAGGAATTTATCATATTATGTTTAGAAGCATAAGTGAAGTAAAATTATTTTCAGATGATTTAGATAAAATCAAATATCTTAAATTGATTCAAAAATATCAAAAAAAGTTTCAATTTAAGGTATATAGCTATTGTTTAATGGATAATCATGGACATATGATCATAGATTGCAATGGAGCAGATATATCGAGAATTATGCATAGTATTAATTTTTGCTATGCTCAATATTTCAATAGAAAATATAAAAGACATGGGCATTTGTTTCAAGATAGATTTAAAAGTAAAATAATTAAAGATGAAAAATATTTAATTACTTTATCTGCTTATATTCACAATAATCCTAAAGATTTACCTGATTATAAAGAACAAGTAGAGAAATATCAATTTTCTAGTTTAAATGATTATATAACAGGGAGCAATACCTTTGAAATATTAGATACTTCTTTTTTAAGTGATTTACTTAATTTAAGAAATAAGAACAATAAAAAGGCTTATATTGAATTTGTTAAAAAATGCGAGAGTGAAAGAGATGTTATGGATGTAGAATTTGAAAAAGTTGAAAATGTATACAAAAGTGAAAGAAGAATTATTCCAAGACATTATACAGGAGAAGAAGTTATACAGATCGTAGCGGAATATTTAAAAATGGATAAAAGTAGAGTTCATATAAAGTATAAAAGGCAATATGTAAAATTAAGAGCCATTAGTTGTTTTTTAATGAGCTGTTATTGTAATATGAATCAAAAAAGTATATGTCAATTAATAGGGAATATTACTCAGACTCAAGTTTCTACTTTATCTACGATAGGGATGAAGATGACATTTGAAGAACAGGAATTATTAGATGAATTTTTAAGAAGTGCTTAA
- a CDS encoding DUF2971 domain-containing protein, which yields MQSFYEHIIDDVLGKKIPKSNASSVFHFTSVPALYSMIKTHSLRLTNSMYLNDRNEFADFLHSMCDTVRNLIDTEKDEQTKNNYKILLEEYKKALEKNEQKRTDYYYHASYFIFSASEYDNSIPMWNYYSQNSGICIEFDLNLLRNFFEYCIKDCGESIFIDYKCIYEKQEKHNILKTYIIERINEIQPQFWKSALKYSYAFKDKIFKYERETRFVIRLDKKYFEEQCDFDKEEKQITKRLSLGFYNANDTIRPVIKLRGNKQLPIKRIIISPFNETETLYSGLKRFLDFHGYSNVIVDTVETSMRKDF from the coding sequence ATGCAATCTTTTTATGAACATATTATTGATGATGTACTAGGCAAGAAAATTCCCAAATCTAATGCTAGTAGCGTATTTCATTTCACTTCTGTACCAGCTTTATATTCAATGATCAAAACCCATTCTTTAAGATTAACAAATTCGATGTATTTAAATGATAGAAATGAATTTGCAGATTTTTTGCATTCCATGTGTGATACTGTAAGAAATTTGATTGATACAGAAAAAGATGAGCAGACTAAAAATAATTATAAGATTTTACTTGAGGAGTATAAAAAAGCCTTAGAAAAAAATGAACAAAAACGTACAGATTATTATTATCATGCTTCGTACTTTATATTTTCTGCGTCAGAGTATGATAATTCAATACCAATGTGGAATTATTATTCTCAAAATTCAGGAATATGTATAGAATTTGATTTGAACCTATTACGTAATTTTTTTGAATACTGTATCAAAGATTGTGGCGAATCAATATTTATAGATTACAAATGCATTTATGAAAAACAAGAAAAACATAACATCTTAAAAACATACATTATAGAAAGAATCAATGAAATCCAGCCTCAATTTTGGAAATCTGCATTAAAATATTCATATGCATTCAAAGATAAGATTTTTAAATATGAACGAGAAACAAGATTTGTAATTCGATTAGATAAGAAATATTTTGAAGAACAATGTGATTTTGATAAAGAAGAAAAACAAATTACCAAAAGATTATCACTAGGTTTTTATAATGCTAATGATACCATAAGACCAGTAATCAAGCTTCGAGGAAATAAACAGCTTCCCATCAAAAGAATTATTATTTCTCCCTTTAATGAAACAGAAACTTTGTATAGTGGTTTGAAGAGATTTTTAGATTTTCATGGATATTCTAATGTGATAGTAGATACGGTAGAAACAAGTATGAGAAAAGATTTTTAG